A window of the Pseudomonas gozinkensis genome harbors these coding sequences:
- a CDS encoding phosphatidate cytidylyltransferase — protein MSLETKFLWFFAAIAALLAVASLIGGVLARRAKSESSIATIENLNQRVNAWWGMVIIFFVSWLLGPNATVVLFGFISLFALREFITLTPTARGDHNALFSAFFILIPLQYLLIGTHWYSMFTLLVPVYAFLLLPAIAVLSQDTEGFLERTAKIQWGVMICIYCISHAPALLLLDLKGFQGQNALLLFYLVFVVQMSDVLQYVFGKLFGKRKVAPLVSPSKTVEGLVGGGLSATLIGGCMFWMTPFSFWQSLLMSLVIVVMGFLGGLVMSAIKRSLSAKDWGTMIKGHGGMLDRMDSICFAAPIFFHLTRYFFSA, from the coding sequence ATGAGTCTGGAAACCAAGTTCCTGTGGTTCTTCGCGGCCATCGCCGCTCTGCTGGCTGTGGCTTCGCTGATTGGCGGCGTACTGGCCAGACGCGCAAAGAGCGAAAGCTCGATCGCGACCATCGAAAACCTCAACCAGCGCGTGAACGCGTGGTGGGGAATGGTCATTATTTTCTTCGTCTCCTGGCTGCTGGGCCCCAATGCGACGGTGGTGCTGTTCGGTTTCATTTCGCTGTTTGCGTTGCGCGAGTTCATCACTCTGACGCCCACCGCGCGCGGTGACCATAACGCGCTGTTTTCGGCGTTTTTCATTCTGATCCCGCTGCAATACCTGCTGATCGGCACCCATTGGTATTCGATGTTCACGCTGTTGGTGCCGGTGTATGCGTTCCTGCTGCTGCCGGCGATTGCCGTGCTGAGCCAGGACACCGAAGGCTTTCTGGAGCGCACGGCGAAGATTCAGTGGGGCGTGATGATCTGTATCTACTGCATCAGCCACGCACCGGCGCTGTTGTTGCTCGATCTGAAGGGTTTCCAGGGTCAAAACGCCCTGCTGCTGTTCTACCTGGTGTTCGTGGTGCAGATGAGCGACGTGTTGCAGTACGTGTTCGGCAAGCTCTTCGGCAAACGCAAGGTCGCGCCGCTGGTGAGCCCGTCGAAAACCGTGGAAGGGCTGGTTGGCGGCGGGCTGTCTGCAACGCTGATCGGTGGCTGCATGTTCTGGATGACACCGTTCAGCTTCTGGCAGTCGTTGCTGATGTCGCTGGTCATTGTGGTGATGGGTTTCCTCGGCGGCCTGGTCATGTCGGCGATCAAACGCAGCCTGAGCGCAAAGGACTGGGGCACGATGATCAAGGGCCACGGCGGGATGCTCGACCGGATGGATTCGATCTGCTTCGCCGCGCCGATCTTCTTTCACCTGACCCGGTACTTCTTCTCGGCCTGA
- a CDS encoding DUF6402 family protein, translating to MTGATVTASMTPASNKAGQCAIAKRKFGITDIPAAMDKMKWPTSAALMRRWFAGMPWSTSDGGMDELTKNHLKEAPQEYIDDAIVKMSWLLSFERASKEYEYLKSVWNSPNGQKQIRAAILKKFKDKPDGKYPLAFGSAREAEDFGYSNTVSVKMAQWRIDVLDDLRGALANFNLRVIAEGDVVIVSKKIEFLVSKLGFYVEDSYDFGDGSDFISQPLGFWNFDGTVIPPEAIARNISINSNQTAMMETGALSPADVAEVFKDLEGARLYLIQNSDFVEYRQCHGKGGDFRVLSDIKYETISPTTIAISS from the coding sequence ATGACGGGTGCCACAGTGACCGCAAGCATGACTCCGGCTAGTAACAAGGCTGGCCAGTGTGCAATTGCAAAGCGCAAATTTGGTATCACCGACATTCCTGCAGCTATGGACAAGATGAAGTGGCCGACCTCTGCCGCACTGATGCGTCGATGGTTTGCTGGTATGCCTTGGTCTACCTCCGATGGAGGGATGGATGAGCTCACCAAGAATCACCTTAAAGAAGCACCGCAGGAGTACATCGACGACGCAATAGTCAAGATGAGCTGGCTCTTGAGTTTTGAGCGCGCCAGTAAAGAGTACGAATATTTAAAGTCAGTGTGGAATAGCCCTAATGGGCAGAAGCAAATACGTGCAGCAATACTTAAAAAATTTAAAGATAAGCCCGATGGGAAATATCCATTGGCATTTGGAAGTGCTCGGGAAGCTGAGGACTTTGGGTACAGTAATACAGTGTCCGTCAAGATGGCGCAGTGGCGGATAGATGTATTGGATGATTTAAGAGGGGCGCTCGCAAACTTTAACTTGAGAGTGATAGCGGAAGGTGATGTTGTCATTGTTTCAAAGAAAATTGAATTTCTGGTAAGCAAGCTGGGATTCTATGTTGAAGACAGCTATGACTTTGGAGATGGCTCCGATTTCATCAGTCAGCCTCTTGGCTTCTGGAATTTTGACGGAACTGTAATTCCGCCTGAGGCAATTGCACGCAATATCAGTATCAATTCCAACCAGACAGCAATGATGGAAACTGGTGCCTTGAGCCCTGCCGACGTGGCAGAGGTTTTCAAAGATCTGGAAGGCGCTCGTTTGTACCTGATTCAAAACAGTGACTTTGTAGAGTATCGGCAGTGCCATGGTAAAGGCGGGGATTTCAGGGTGCTGTCTGACATCAAGTACGAAACCATCTCGCCCACAACTATTGCGATATCGAGCTGA
- a CDS encoding CDP-alcohol phosphatidyltransferase family protein, whose product MDENRRPIKTRSAGWARHFTDELVKRDISPNQISVISMLFALFGAVTLNIDNGVAGSICCIVGIQLRLLCNLFDGMVAIEGGKQSAVGSLYNEFPDRVADSLLIVGLGFAIGQSDLGWFAALAAALTAYVRVFGGALGLTQSFMGPMAKQHRMAVMTVALLLNVFETIYYATHYALLIALAIIALGSVATCVTRTLAIARQLKGNAHVDQ is encoded by the coding sequence ATGGATGAAAACAGACGGCCCATCAAGACCCGCTCCGCGGGCTGGGCGAGACACTTCACGGATGAACTGGTCAAGCGGGACATCTCCCCCAACCAGATCTCCGTCATCAGCATGCTCTTCGCGCTGTTCGGCGCGGTGACGCTGAACATCGACAACGGCGTGGCCGGTTCGATCTGCTGCATCGTCGGCATTCAGTTGCGGTTGCTGTGCAATCTGTTCGACGGGATGGTGGCAATCGAAGGCGGCAAGCAATCGGCCGTTGGCAGTCTGTACAACGAGTTTCCGGACCGGGTTGCCGACAGCCTGCTGATCGTCGGGCTCGGTTTTGCCATCGGCCAGTCCGACCTCGGCTGGTTTGCCGCACTGGCCGCTGCGCTGACGGCGTATGTCCGGGTGTTCGGCGGCGCTCTAGGGCTCACCCAGAGTTTCATGGGGCCGATGGCCAAGCAGCACCGGATGGCGGTGATGACCGTGGCGCTGCTGTTGAACGTGTTCGAAACCATTTACTACGCGACCCACTACGCTTTGCTGATCGCGCTGGCGATCATTGCCCTTGGCTCCGTCGCCACCTGCGTAACGCGCACCCTGGCCATTGCCAGACAACTGAAGGGGAATGCTCATGTGGATCAGTAA
- a CDS encoding HU family DNA-binding protein has product MRKPELAAAIAEKADLTKEQANRVLNAVLEEITGALHRKDSVTLVGFGTFLQRHRGARTGKNPQTGEPVKIKASNTVAFKPGKSLKDSVNP; this is encoded by the coding sequence ATGCGTAAACCAGAACTCGCCGCTGCAATCGCTGAAAAAGCGGATCTGACCAAAGAGCAGGCCAACCGCGTTCTCAACGCCGTTCTCGAAGAAATCACCGGCGCCCTGCACCGCAAGGACAGCGTCACGCTGGTGGGCTTCGGCACCTTCCTGCAACGCCACCGCGGTGCCCGCACCGGCAAAAACCCGCAAACCGGTGAACCGGTGAAGATCAAGGCCAGCAACACCGTTGCGTTCAAGCCAGGCAAATCGTTGAAAGACAGCGTCAATCCATAA
- the tssE gene encoding type VI secretion system baseplate subunit TssE, with protein sequence MDGYGSLFERLNGDAELRKGRSLEASAMASVAAHLAKMLSTRAGSVQTLSDYGLPDLNDMRLSLHDSLSQARLAIESFIEAYEPRLSNVRVISLPRDHDQLRLAFSIEGLLEVEGFKRQVSFAARLDGSGQVKVT encoded by the coding sequence ATGGACGGATACGGCAGCCTTTTCGAACGCCTCAACGGCGACGCGGAACTACGCAAGGGCAGGAGCCTCGAGGCTTCTGCCATGGCGTCGGTGGCTGCCCATCTGGCCAAAATGCTCAGCACCCGGGCCGGCAGCGTGCAAACGCTGTCCGACTACGGGTTGCCCGATCTCAATGACATGCGCCTGAGCCTGCACGACTCCCTGAGTCAGGCCCGCCTGGCCATCGAAAGCTTCATCGAAGCCTACGAGCCGCGTCTGAGCAACGTGCGTGTCATTTCCCTGCCGCGTGACCACGACCAGCTTCGCCTGGCCTTCAGCATCGAAGGCCTGCTGGAAGTCGAGGGTTTCAAGCGTCAGGTCAGTTTCGCCGCGCGCCTGGATGGCAGCGGTCAAGTCAAGGTCACCTAA
- the tssB gene encoding type VI secretion system contractile sheath small subunit — protein sequence MAKEGSVAPKERINVTFKPATGGAQEEIELPLKLLAIGDYTHRKDDRKIEDRKPISIDKMTFDEVLAKQELQLTLSVPNRLQEDGEADELAVQLRVNSMKDFNPASLVEQVPELKKLMELRDALVALKGPLGNAPAFRKAIEGVLADDESRGRVLGELGLNAAAPDA from the coding sequence ATGGCCAAAGAAGGCTCGGTAGCCCCCAAGGAACGCATCAACGTCACCTTCAAACCCGCCACCGGCGGTGCTCAGGAAGAGATTGAACTGCCGCTGAAGCTGCTGGCAATCGGTGACTACACCCACCGCAAGGACGATCGCAAGATCGAGGATCGCAAGCCGATCAGCATCGACAAGATGACCTTCGACGAAGTGCTGGCCAAGCAAGAGCTGCAGCTGACACTGAGCGTACCGAACCGTCTGCAGGAAGATGGCGAAGCTGACGAACTGGCCGTGCAACTGCGCGTCAATTCGATGAAGGACTTCAACCCGGCCAGCCTGGTCGAGCAAGTGCCTGAGCTGAAAAAGCTGATGGAACTGCGCGACGCGCTGGTGGCCCTCAAAGGCCCGCTGGGTAACGCTCCTGCGTTCCGTAAAGCCATCGAAGGCGTGCTCGCCGACGATGAATCCCGCGGTCGCGTACTCGGTGAGCTGGGCCTGAACGCCGCAGCCCCGGACGCCTGA
- the tssA gene encoding type VI secretion system protein TssA, with product MSYSSKLSAHYLELAKVSVSKENFAGEDVRFSSEFEALESELAKASSMHESGQIDWLKIRENSENLLRTQSKDLRVGAWLTWSLYQRESFPGLLAGLGLLHHLSENNWAEVHPLKPRTRAAAIGWLVPRLEQVITENIAIKEQLPMFRQLSEHLSGLDAACTEHLGDDAPLLLPLSRRLKTMIQRAADNQPAPGVVGAAVAQVKQAASQLLAPGAPIDNEKEAHKALRAQQESARPLCAWWLKQKATDLRALRLNRTLLWMTIDAVPERNAEQITVLRGLPVDKLKQYQDRFDQGKYADLLVELEASLAKAPFWFDGQRMVWECLQNLNAELAMREVEIHFALLIQRLPGIVELRFHDGAPFADPSTRAWIAGNVMPHLQSASAPRKVENENVETQPAWEKALEEVQPILRKEGLKPAVQILKQGLQSAHGGRERFFWQFALARLCFLAKKYELAKNQLETLDQTLQDSGLHAWEPDLALEVLHLLHSCCELLPQNHAVRERKEEIYRRLCHLDLEVVLE from the coding sequence ATGTCCTACTCAAGCAAACTTTCCGCCCATTACCTCGAACTCGCTAAAGTCTCTGTTTCCAAAGAGAATTTTGCGGGCGAGGACGTTCGTTTCTCGAGCGAATTCGAGGCCCTGGAAAGCGAGCTGGCCAAAGCCTCTTCGATGCACGAAAGCGGGCAGATCGACTGGCTGAAAATTCGCGAAAACAGCGAAAATCTCCTGCGTACCCAATCCAAGGATTTGCGTGTCGGCGCCTGGCTGACGTGGTCGCTGTACCAGCGTGAATCCTTCCCCGGCCTGCTGGCCGGCCTCGGTTTGCTGCACCACTTGTCGGAAAACAACTGGGCCGAGGTACACCCGCTCAAACCCCGCACCCGTGCCGCCGCCATCGGCTGGCTGGTTCCGCGTCTGGAGCAGGTGATCACCGAGAACATCGCGATCAAGGAACAGCTGCCGATGTTCCGGCAGTTGTCCGAGCACCTGTCCGGTCTCGACGCGGCCTGCACCGAGCACCTGGGCGATGACGCGCCGCTGCTGCTGCCGCTTTCCCGCCGCCTGAAAACCATGATCCAGCGCGCCGCCGACAACCAGCCGGCACCTGGCGTGGTGGGCGCGGCGGTGGCGCAGGTCAAGCAGGCCGCCAGCCAGTTGCTGGCGCCCGGTGCACCGATCGACAACGAGAAAGAAGCCCACAAGGCACTGCGCGCGCAGCAGGAAAGCGCCCGTCCGTTATGCGCCTGGTGGCTCAAGCAGAAAGCCACCGACCTGCGCGCGCTGCGCCTCAACCGCACCTTGCTGTGGATGACGATCGACGCGGTGCCCGAGCGCAACGCCGAGCAGATCACCGTGCTGCGCGGGTTGCCGGTCGACAAGCTCAAGCAGTATCAGGACCGTTTCGATCAGGGCAAATACGCCGACCTGCTTGTGGAACTGGAGGCGAGCCTGGCGAAGGCGCCGTTCTGGTTCGATGGCCAGAGGATGGTCTGGGAATGTCTCCAGAACCTCAACGCCGAGCTGGCCATGCGCGAAGTGGAAATCCACTTCGCGCTTTTGATTCAACGCCTGCCCGGCATCGTCGAGCTGCGTTTCCATGACGGCGCGCCGTTCGCCGATCCGTCCACCCGGGCGTGGATCGCCGGCAACGTCATGCCGCACCTGCAAAGCGCCAGCGCGCCACGCAAGGTCGAAAACGAGAACGTCGAAACCCAGCCGGCCTGGGAAAAGGCCCTGGAAGAAGTCCAGCCGATCCTGCGCAAGGAAGGCCTCAAGCCTGCCGTGCAGATCCTCAAGCAGGGTCTGCAATCGGCGCACGGCGGGCGCGAACGCTTCTTCTGGCAGTTCGCCCTCGCGCGACTGTGCTTTCTGGCCAAGAAATACGAACTCGCCAAGAACCAGCTCGAAACCCTCGATCAGACATTACAGGACTCAGGCCTGCACGCCTGGGAGCCCGATCTTGCATTGGAAGTGCTGCACCTGCTGCACAGTTGCTGCGAGTTGTTACCGCAGAACCATGCCGTACGTGAACGCAAGGAAGAGATTTATCGCAGGCTGTGCCACCTCGACCTCGAAGTGGTACTCGAATAG
- the tssC gene encoding type VI secretion system contractile sheath large subunit, protein MSTSAAQQNAAENGEYSILDSIIAETRLTPDDEAYDIAKRGVSAFIEELLKPQNNGEPVKKAMVDRMIAEIDAKLSRQMDEILHHPDFQSLESSWRGLQLLVDRTNFRENIKIEILNVSKDDLLDDFEDSPEVMQSGLYKHIYTAEYGQFGGQPVGAIIANYYLSPSSPDVKLMQYVASVSCMSHAPFIAAAGPKFFGLESFTGLPDLKDLKDHFEGPQFTKWQSFRTSEDSRYVGLTVPRFLLRNPYDPEENPVKSFVYKENVANSHEHYLWGNTAYAFGTKLTDSFAKFRWCPNIIGPQSGGAVEDLPLHHFESMGEIETKIPTEVLVSDRREYELAEEGFISLTMRKGSDNAAFFSASSVQKPKFFGISAEGKAAELNYKLGTQLPYMMIVNRLAHYLKVLQREQLGSWKERTDLELELNKWIRQYVADQENPSAEVRGRRPLRAAQVIVSDVEGEPGWYRVSLNVRPHFKYMGADFTLSLVGKLDKE, encoded by the coding sequence ATGAGCACTAGCGCAGCACAACAGAACGCCGCAGAAAACGGCGAGTACAGCATCCTCGACAGCATCATCGCCGAAACCCGCCTGACGCCGGACGACGAAGCCTACGACATCGCCAAGCGCGGTGTGTCGGCGTTCATCGAAGAGCTGCTCAAGCCGCAGAACAACGGTGAGCCGGTCAAAAAAGCCATGGTTGACCGCATGATCGCCGAGATCGATGCCAAGCTCAGCCGTCAGATGGACGAAATCCTGCACCACCCGGACTTCCAGTCTCTGGAATCGTCGTGGCGTGGCCTGCAACTGCTGGTCGACCGCACCAACTTCCGCGAAAACATCAAGATCGAAATCCTCAACGTCTCCAAGGACGACCTGCTGGACGACTTCGAAGATTCGCCGGAAGTGATGCAGTCGGGCCTGTACAAGCACATCTACACCGCTGAATACGGCCAGTTCGGTGGTCAGCCGGTTGGCGCGATCATCGCCAACTACTACCTGTCCCCAAGCTCGCCGGACGTGAAACTGATGCAGTACGTGGCCAGCGTATCCTGCATGTCCCACGCGCCGTTCATCGCCGCTGCCGGCCCGAAATTCTTCGGCCTGGAAAGCTTCACCGGTCTGCCGGACCTGAAGGATCTGAAAGATCACTTCGAAGGCCCGCAATTCACCAAATGGCAGAGCTTCCGTACCTCGGAAGACTCCCGCTACGTTGGCCTGACCGTTCCGCGTTTCCTGCTGCGTAACCCGTACGATCCGGAAGAGAACCCGGTCAAATCGTTCGTGTACAAGGAAAACGTTGCCAACAGCCACGAGCACTACCTGTGGGGCAACACCGCTTACGCGTTCGGTACCAAACTGACCGACAGCTTCGCCAAGTTCCGCTGGTGCCCGAACATCATCGGCCCGCAGAGCGGCGGCGCGGTTGAAGACCTGCCTCTGCACCACTTCGAAAGCATGGGCGAAATCGAAACCAAGATTCCTACCGAGGTTCTGGTTTCCGACCGTCGTGAATACGAACTGGCCGAGGAAGGCTTCATCTCCCTGACCATGCGTAAAGGCTCCGACAACGCGGCGTTCTTCTCCGCAAGCTCGGTGCAGAAGCCGAAGTTCTTCGGCATCAGCGCAGAAGGCAAGGCTGCAGAGCTGAACTACAAGCTCGGCACCCAACTGCCGTACATGATGATCGTCAACCGCCTGGCTCACTACCTGAAAGTGCTGCAGCGCGAGCAACTCGGTTCTTGGAAAGAGCGTACCGACCTCGAGCTGGAACTGAACAAGTGGATCCGCCAGTACGTGGCCGACCAGGAAAACCCGAGCGCCGAAGTACGTGGCCGTCGTCCGCTGCGCGCTGCGCAAGTGATCGTCAGCGACGTTGAAGGCGAGCCGGGCTGGTACCGCGTCAGCCTGAACGTGCGCCCGCACTTCAAGTACATGGGTGCCGATTTCACCCTGTCGCTGGTTGGCAAGCTGGACAAAGAGTAA
- a CDS encoding PAAR domain-containing protein yields the protein MSGKPAARVSDPTACSLPGHGTNPIAAGSGDVFFDGLAAAREGDASACGGAMVGGLATTVKINGKSAVTVDSVGSHGNKVTAGSSTVIIGNSHSPAPFVPPLPVEIQWPFNEHFVINCQDTGEPLAGVEYTLKTASGKIINGVTDKDGKTQRVFSATAETIELVIEKQTKVAIA from the coding sequence ATGTCTGGCAAACCAGCAGCACGCGTATCCGACCCCACTGCTTGCTCGCTCCCCGGCCACGGTACCAACCCGATTGCCGCCGGTTCCGGCGACGTGTTCTTCGACGGCCTCGCGGCCGCCCGCGAAGGCGATGCCTCCGCGTGTGGTGGTGCGATGGTCGGCGGTTTGGCCACGACGGTGAAAATCAACGGCAAGTCTGCTGTCACTGTTGATTCCGTGGGCTCCCACGGCAACAAGGTTACGGCTGGGTCTTCGACGGTGATTATTGGCAATTCGCATTCCCCGGCGCCGTTTGTGCCGCCTTTGCCGGTAGAGATTCAGTGGCCGTTCAACGAGCACTTCGTGATCAATTGTCAGGACACTGGAGAGCCATTGGCTGGCGTGGAATACACGCTGAAAACCGCTTCAGGAAAGATCATCAATGGAGTCACCGATAAGGATGGGAAGACACAGCGCGTCTTCTCTGCGACAGCGGAAACCATCGAGTTGGTGATCGAGAAGCAGACAAAGGTCGCAATTGCGTAA
- a CDS encoding lysophospholipid acyltransferase family protein, whose protein sequence is MWISNALISVLRFLIGVTARWESPPDLTRQRIYYANHTSHMDTLAIIAALPPEARLNVKPVAAADYWGKNRFLSYISQKGLNAVLIERNPAPGTNVLEPIFDVVRAGHSIVIFPEGTRSTQALPGEFKSGIFRLAETFPDVDLVPIYLENLHRSMPKGKHVPLPIICTIRIGDPLQRIAGEEKQAFLERARDAIVRLSK, encoded by the coding sequence ATGTGGATCAGTAATGCGCTGATTTCGGTGCTGCGTTTCTTGATCGGCGTGACCGCCCGCTGGGAAAGCCCGCCGGACCTCACGCGCCAGCGCATCTACTACGCCAACCACACCAGCCACATGGACACGCTGGCGATCATCGCCGCACTGCCGCCGGAAGCGCGTTTGAACGTAAAACCAGTGGCAGCCGCCGACTACTGGGGCAAGAACCGCTTTCTGTCGTACATCTCGCAGAAAGGCCTGAACGCGGTGCTGATCGAGCGCAATCCGGCACCGGGCACCAATGTGCTGGAGCCGATCTTCGACGTGGTGCGAGCCGGTCATTCGATCGTCATTTTCCCCGAAGGCACCCGCTCCACCCAGGCACTGCCGGGGGAGTTCAAGTCCGGAATCTTCCGCCTGGCCGAGACCTTCCCCGACGTCGACCTGGTGCCGATCTACCTGGAAAACCTGCATCGCTCGATGCCAAAAGGCAAACATGTTCCGCTACCGATCATCTGCACAATCCGAATCGGTGATCCGCTGCAGAGAATTGCTGGTGAGGAGAAACAGGCGTTTCTGGAGCGGGCGCGTGACGCCATCGTGAGGTTGTCGAAATGA
- the tssF gene encoding type VI secretion system baseplate subunit TssF: MSFNHYYQSELTALRQLGRRFAERSPALAPFLGQAGRDPDVERLLEGFAFLTGRLRQKLDDELPELSHSLMQLLWPNYMRPLPAFSILQFDPLKRSGPALKVERDTPIESVPIEDVRCRFRTCYPTEVMALDLAALNYSVKGDGSLLSLRLEMSADGHLGELELSKLRLHFAGERYISQMLYLSLLRNLDGIELIPLDGAGKPIDGVSGKPMAFKIPGDRVKPVGFAEEEALIPYPLNTFRGYRYLQEYFAFQDKFLFVDVHGLDILKALPEDTLKQMRGLELRFDIRKSGIMRMRPTTDNVKLFCTPIVNLFKHDALPIRLDGKQDEYLLLPAEYDLENCGVFSVETVTGWKPGGLGYQEYVPFESFEHDPSFDVPNSRPHYSIRQRSSLLHDGLDTYLSFGIRHTEAHETLSIELVCTNQNLPRKLKLGQICMACEETPEFLSFRNITPATSSFAPPLNRDFLWKLISNMSLNYLSLADVNALKVILETYDLPRYYDQHAEKVSKRLLGGLKHIKHHHVDRLHRGLPVRGLRTELTIDPEGYIGEGDLFVFASVLNEFFALYASLNSFHELRVKSTQGEVYQWTPRMGLQPLL, from the coding sequence GTGTCCTTTAACCACTACTACCAAAGCGAACTCACCGCACTGCGCCAATTGGGCCGTCGTTTCGCCGAGCGTAGTCCGGCGTTGGCGCCGTTCCTGGGGCAGGCCGGGCGGGATCCGGATGTGGAGCGGTTGCTGGAAGGCTTTGCGTTTCTAACCGGACGGCTGCGCCAGAAGCTCGATGACGAGTTGCCGGAGCTCAGCCATTCCCTGATGCAGCTGCTGTGGCCGAACTACATGCGCCCGCTGCCGGCGTTCAGCATTCTGCAGTTCGATCCGCTCAAGCGTTCCGGGCCGGCGCTGAAGGTCGAGCGTGATACGCCGATCGAGAGCGTGCCGATCGAAGACGTGCGTTGCCGTTTCCGCACCTGCTACCCGACCGAAGTCATGGCGCTGGATCTGGCCGCGCTCAACTACTCGGTTAAGGGCGACGGTTCGCTGCTCAGCCTGCGCCTGGAGATGAGTGCCGACGGCCATCTCGGCGAGCTGGAGCTGAGCAAACTGCGCCTGCACTTTGCGGGCGAGCGCTACATCAGCCAGATGCTCTACCTGAGCCTGCTGCGCAATCTCGACGGCATCGAACTGATCCCGCTCGACGGCGCCGGCAAGCCTATCGATGGTGTGAGCGGCAAGCCGATGGCGTTCAAGATTCCGGGCGACCGCGTAAAGCCAGTGGGTTTTGCCGAAGAAGAAGCGCTGATCCCGTATCCGCTGAACACCTTCCGCGGCTATCGCTACCTGCAGGAATACTTCGCCTTCCAGGACAAGTTTCTGTTCGTTGATGTCCACGGTCTGGACATCCTCAAGGCGCTGCCGGAGGACACCCTCAAGCAGATGCGCGGCCTGGAATTGCGCTTCGATATCCGCAAGAGCGGCATCATGCGCATGCGTCCGACGACGGATAACGTGAAGCTGTTCTGCACGCCGATCGTCAACCTGTTCAAGCACGACGCACTGCCGATCCGTCTCGACGGCAAACAGGACGAATACCTGTTGCTGCCGGCCGAATACGATCTGGAAAACTGCGGCGTGTTTTCGGTGGAAACCGTGACCGGCTGGAAGCCTGGCGGCCTCGGTTATCAGGAGTACGTGCCGTTCGAATCCTTCGAGCACGACCCGAGTTTCGACGTGCCCAATAGCCGTCCGCATTACAGCATCCGCCAGCGTTCGTCGCTGCTGCACGACGGCCTCGACACTTACCTGAGCTTCGGCATCCGCCACACCGAAGCTCACGAAACCCTGTCGATCGAGCTGGTCTGCACCAACCAGAACCTGCCGCGCAAACTCAAGCTCGGGCAGATCTGCATGGCCTGCGAAGAGACCCCGGAGTTCCTGAGTTTCCGCAACATCACCCCGGCCACTTCCAGTTTCGCGCCGCCGCTGAACCGTGACTTCCTGTGGAAGCTGATCAGCAACATGTCGCTCAACTATCTGTCGTTGGCCGACGTCAACGCACTGAAGGTGATTCTCGAAACCTACGACTTGCCGCGCTACTACGACCAGCACGCGGAGAAGGTCAGCAAGCGCCTGCTCGGCGGCCTCAAGCACATCAAGCATCACCACGTGGACCGGTTGCACCGTGGTCTGCCGGTGCGCGGTTTGCGCACCGAACTGACCATCGACCCCGAAGGGTATATCGGTGAGGGCGACCTGTTCGTCTTCGCCTCGGTTCTCAACGAGTTTTTCGCGCTTTACGCCAGTCTCAATTCATTCCACGAGCTGCGGGTAAAAAGCACACAGGGAGAGGTGTACCAATGGACACCACGTATGGGCCTGCAGCCCCTGCTTTAA